The Myotis daubentonii chromosome 9, mMyoDau2.1, whole genome shotgun sequence genome has a segment encoding these proteins:
- the THRSP gene encoding thyroid hormone-inducible hepatic protein, whose translation MQEFTTRYPKNCLLTVMDRYSAVVQNMEQVVMFPSLLRDMQPSAHGCEAQAGAPSLYNYFTMLKAIRVDVEHGLLPQKEGQVKMAGGGANAAENEAAETEEGEEVLGQLDLQAQFHLHFSSLHHILTHLTMKAQEVTRTYQEITGQAI comes from the coding sequence ATGCAGGAGTTCACCACGCGCTACCCCAAGAACTGCCTGCTGACCGTCATGGACCGGTACTCGGCCGTGGTGCAGAACATGGAGCAGGTGGTGATGTTCCCCAGCCTTCTGCGGGACATGCAGCCCAGTGCACACGGgtgtgaggcccaggctggagCCCCCAGTCTCTACAACTACTTCACCATGCTCAAGGCCATCCGCGTGGATGTGGAACATGGGCTGCTGCCCCAGAAGGAGGGACAGGTCAAGATGGCAGGTGGTGGAGCCAATGCGGCTGAGAATGAAGCTGCAGAGACGGAAGAGGGCGAGGAGGTCTTGGGGCAGCTGGACCTACAAGCCCAGTTCCACCTGCACTTCTCCAGCCTTCATCACATCCTCACTCACCTTACCATGAAAGCCCAGGAGGTGACGAGGACCTACCAGGAGATAACGGGACAGGCCATCTAA